A window of the Desulforapulum autotrophicum HRM2 genome harbors these coding sequences:
- a CDS encoding FprA family A-type flavoprotein: MKIQNVVDDIYRLAVNIEDENYLFEGIWPIPHGISINSYLIKGEKNVLIDLTQNIMDFPRAITEQLEGASLAVEDIDIIIINHMEPDHSGWLNEFCKKNTKGVIYCTKKAIPLLEAFGEVPPERAVAITDGMTLTAGDYELQFFDTPNIHWPETMMTYEKKRGILFSCDAFGSYGKVGNDTIFDDQLSQEKHKFFENEALRYYANIVATFSPFVLKGLSKLASLDIKTICPSHGIIWRDNPSVIINHYKRYAEYSKGPGEREVTLVWSSMYGNTKSMLNLIVQTLNKRQIPVHVFQAPGDDIGYILASAWKSAGLIFGMPTYEYKVFPPMSHVIEELLVKKVTNKKVFRYGSYGWVGGAQRDFEARIEKSGWDLLNFYEWQGAPTEADKQNMIQAVEAYCDELIKFTE, encoded by the coding sequence ATGAAAATACAGAACGTGGTCGACGATATTTATCGACTTGCCGTCAATATTGAGGATGAAAACTATCTTTTTGAGGGAATCTGGCCGATCCCCCACGGGATTTCTATTAATAGTTACCTGATCAAAGGGGAAAAGAACGTCCTCATCGATCTGACCCAGAATATTATGGACTTTCCCAGGGCAATCACCGAACAGCTGGAAGGGGCATCCCTGGCTGTTGAGGATATTGACATCATTATCATCAATCATATGGAACCGGATCATTCAGGCTGGCTGAATGAATTTTGCAAGAAAAACACCAAAGGCGTTATTTATTGCACAAAAAAAGCCATCCCCCTGCTTGAGGCCTTTGGAGAGGTGCCCCCGGAACGGGCAGTCGCAATTACAGACGGGATGACCCTGACTGCCGGTGATTACGAGCTTCAGTTCTTTGACACACCCAATATCCACTGGCCAGAGACCATGATGACCTATGAGAAGAAACGCGGCATCCTGTTTTCCTGCGATGCATTCGGCTCATACGGTAAAGTGGGAAACGATACCATCTTCGACGACCAGTTATCCCAGGAAAAACATAAATTTTTCGAGAACGAGGCACTTCGCTATTATGCCAATATCGTGGCCACATTCTCTCCGTTTGTTCTCAAGGGGCTGAGCAAACTTGCAAGTCTTGATATTAAAACCATCTGTCCTTCCCACGGTATCATCTGGCGTGATAATCCCAGTGTGATTATTAATCATTACAAGCGATATGCAGAGTATAGCAAAGGACCGGGAGAGCGGGAAGTTACACTTGTCTGGTCCAGCATGTATGGCAATACAAAAAGTATGCTGAACCTGATCGTTCAAACCCTGAACAAACGGCAGATACCAGTCCACGTGTTCCAGGCCCCAGGAGACGACATCGGATATATCCTGGCAAGTGCCTGGAAATCAGCCGGTCTGATTTTTGGAATGCCCACCTATGAATACAAGGTATTTCCGCCGATGTCCCATGTCATTGAGGAACTTCTGGTAAAAAAGGTGACCAACAAGAAGGTATTCCGGTACGGCTCATACGGCTGGGTAGGTGGTGCCCAGCGAGATTTTGAAGCCAGGATCGAAAAGTCCGGTTGGGATCTGCTCAATTTTTATGAATGGCAGGGGGCACCGACAGAAGCGGATAAACAGAATATGATTCAGGCGGTGGAAGCCTATTGCGATGAACTGATCAAGTTCACAGAATAA
- a CDS encoding succinate CoA transferase yields the protein MKDRIRYAPLRDKITDPATAARHIVDGTNVFISGFTAGYPKMIPMELARRAELGENFKINLYAGASTGELVDGLLSKTDIINWRRPYMSDRTMREKINQGKVSFKDDHLSRLSALVRSGDWGKVDVAVIEAVAITEKGHLVPTMSVGNTPTYVKYADKIIIEMSESEPRGLEGIHDIFIPEDPPYRMPIPLYRTADRIGKPFIEMNPDKVVAILKSGEKDTCAVFQPPGEIPLRIGELILDFVRHEMKKDRLPKTLPWQAGVGDVSNALLSRFMDDDFFESVDLYSEVIQDSVLDLIDMGKIRAASASAMTLSEKARERFFKEIYRYKEKIILRPVEISNSPEVIRRLGVIAINTALEVDIYGHVNSTHVMGSQLMNGIGGSGDFERNGALSFMVTPSMAKNGAISAIVPMVSHVDHSEHSVDVIVTEQGLVDTRNLTPRQVAEAIIKKCAHPDYRDLLWDYYSRALHKVGGHEPHLLGEAFSFHQRFMETGDMKM from the coding sequence TTGAAAGATAGAATCAGATATGCGCCACTTCGGGATAAAATTACAGATCCGGCCACCGCTGCCCGTCACATCGTGGATGGCACTAACGTTTTTATTTCCGGGTTCACCGCCGGGTATCCCAAGATGATTCCCATGGAGCTGGCCCGACGGGCAGAGCTTGGAGAAAACTTTAAAATAAACCTCTATGCCGGTGCATCCACCGGAGAGCTTGTGGATGGCCTGCTCTCAAAAACTGATATCATCAATTGGCGTCGGCCCTACATGAGTGATCGCACCATGAGAGAAAAGATCAATCAGGGGAAAGTTTCTTTCAAGGATGACCATCTTTCCCGACTGTCTGCCCTGGTTCGTTCCGGTGACTGGGGAAAGGTGGATGTGGCGGTTATTGAGGCAGTGGCCATCACTGAAAAGGGGCATTTGGTGCCCACCATGTCCGTGGGTAATACCCCCACCTATGTTAAGTACGCCGATAAAATAATCATTGAAATGTCTGAAAGTGAGCCCCGGGGACTTGAGGGCATTCATGATATTTTTATTCCTGAAGATCCCCCCTATCGCATGCCCATTCCCCTGTACCGCACGGCGGATCGCATTGGTAAACCCTTTATTGAGATGAATCCAGATAAGGTGGTGGCCATCTTGAAAAGCGGTGAAAAAGATACCTGTGCCGTGTTCCAGCCCCCCGGGGAAATACCCCTGCGCATTGGGGAGCTGATTCTGGATTTTGTCCGCCATGAGATGAAAAAAGACCGTTTGCCAAAAACACTGCCCTGGCAGGCCGGGGTGGGGGATGTTTCCAATGCGCTGTTGAGCCGGTTCATGGATGATGATTTTTTTGAAAGTGTGGATCTTTATTCCGAAGTGATCCAGGACAGTGTGCTGGATTTGATTGACATGGGAAAAATCCGGGCCGCATCTGCCTCGGCCATGACATTGTCTGAAAAAGCCAGGGAACGTTTTTTTAAAGAAATTTATAGATACAAAGAAAAGATTATTCTCCGGCCTGTGGAGATTTCCAATTCCCCGGAGGTGATCCGTCGTCTGGGGGTGATTGCCATTAACACGGCCCTGGAGGTGGATATCTATGGGCATGTGAATTCCACCCATGTTATGGGATCCCAGCTGATGAACGGCATTGGGGGATCCGGGGATTTTGAGAGAAACGGGGCGCTTTCATTCATGGTGACCCCTTCCATGGCCAAAAACGGAGCCATTTCTGCCATTGTACCCATGGTGAGCCATGTGGACCATTCAGAGCACTCTGTGGATGTCATTGTCACCGAACAGGGACTGGTGGACACACGGAACCTCACCCCACGCCAGGTGGCCGAAGCAATTATTAAAAAATGTGCCCACCCCGATTACCGGGATCTGTTGTGGGATTATTACAGCCGGGCTTTGCACAAGGTGGGTGGGCATGAACCCCATCTGCTGGGGGAGGCGTTTTCCTTTCATCAGCGATTCATGGAAACAGGGGATATGAAAATGTAG
- a CDS encoding TatD family hydrolase — protein sequence MEHHHVNLNHINFVDSHMHLDLVQKSDPDRIQWIKKVHCLAVSWAFAKHIDTTADLHRALALQRETIHHLNSTGLPCFYLSGVHPRNIPPDLKTGAVADLIMENIDDKLCLGMGEIGLETASNREKDIFSAQMSLAPQIIGRDKVIGIHTPRKDKQRVTREILALLENLPDLRDSIVIDHCTLQTIGTVLEQGFRAGITVSPVKTSGGELRQIVARYPDHLDRIMLNTDSGDLYYEDLYMVFMDPGMPESLKTALTRDNALIFYKKIK from the coding sequence TTGGAGCATCATCACGTGAACCTGAACCACATCAATTTTGTCGACAGCCACATGCACCTTGATCTTGTGCAGAAAAGCGACCCGGATCGCATCCAATGGATCAAAAAAGTTCATTGTCTGGCTGTATCCTGGGCCTTTGCAAAACATATCGACACGACGGCGGATCTCCATCGGGCCCTTGCACTTCAGAGAGAAACCATTCACCACCTTAATTCTACCGGCCTGCCCTGTTTTTATCTTTCAGGCGTGCACCCCCGCAACATCCCCCCCGATCTGAAGACCGGAGCCGTTGCTGACCTGATCATGGAGAATATTGACGACAAGCTATGTCTGGGTATGGGGGAAATTGGTCTTGAAACGGCATCAAACCGGGAAAAGGATATTTTTTCAGCCCAGATGTCCCTGGCGCCACAGATCATCGGCAGGGACAAGGTGATCGGCATTCATACCCCCAGAAAGGATAAACAACGGGTTACCCGGGAAATTCTGGCCCTTCTGGAAAACCTTCCCGACCTGAGGGATTCCATTGTGATCGATCATTGCACTCTTCAAACTATCGGTACGGTACTGGAGCAAGGATTTCGGGCTGGAATCACCGTAAGTCCGGTCAAGACATCCGGCGGTGAACTCCGCCAAATCGTGGCAAGATACCCCGATCACCTGGATAGAATCATGCTCAATACCGATTCCGGGGATCTGTATTATGAAGACCTGTATATGGTTTTTATGGATCCGGGGATGCCGGAAAGCCTGAAAACCGCCCTTACCAGAGACAACGCACTCATTTTTTACAAAAAAATCAAATGA
- the trpD gene encoding anthranilate phosphoribosyltransferase: MSVDTDKAFGVIITRLINKKNITRDQAHEAFLTVLNNATTELQQGAFLSALTAKGETAEEVAGAWQAIYELDTTKVNLDLAVAENSGTGMDTFKTFNISTAAAIIAAAGKVPMARHGARAITSVCGTVDMAEALGVDVECTADTVAQSIKSAGLGLFNGMSPHIHPNALGRILSQIFFGSTLNIAASLANPALPAIGVRGVYARQMIMPVAEVMAQIGYHSAIVLYGEVAGAGLGMDEASVCGPTHCARIQTDGDTGKREISEFTIDPVSLGLSTPNYEDLRPELELGKEIRRFAGLIANRENGARKDATLLNAGLIFLAAGKVDNLDQGIQKAAVLLESGKAFDTLENWVTAQNTDSEKGLEKLYSLV; this comes from the coding sequence ATGTCCGTTGATACAGATAAAGCCTTTGGTGTGATCATCACCCGCCTTATCAATAAAAAAAATATCACCCGTGATCAGGCCCATGAAGCCTTTCTCACCGTTCTCAACAACGCCACAACAGAGCTTCAGCAGGGGGCATTCTTATCCGCACTGACCGCCAAGGGAGAAACCGCTGAAGAAGTGGCCGGTGCCTGGCAGGCCATTTATGAACTGGACACCACCAAGGTGAACCTGGACCTGGCCGTGGCTGAAAACTCAGGCACGGGCATGGATACCTTTAAAACCTTTAATATCAGTACGGCAGCAGCCATCATTGCTGCAGCCGGAAAAGTGCCCATGGCCCGCCACGGGGCACGGGCCATCACCTCTGTCTGTGGCACCGTTGATATGGCAGAGGCCCTGGGGGTTGATGTGGAATGTACGGCCGACACCGTGGCCCAAAGCATAAAATCCGCTGGCCTGGGATTATTCAACGGCATGAGTCCCCATATCCATCCCAATGCCCTGGGACGAATTCTGTCACAAATTTTTTTCGGTTCTACCCTGAACATTGCCGCCTCCCTTGCCAATCCTGCCCTTCCTGCCATTGGCGTCAGGGGGGTCTATGCCAGGCAGATGATTATGCCCGTGGCAGAGGTGATGGCCCAGATCGGATACCACAGCGCCATTGTCCTTTACGGAGAAGTGGCGGGCGCAGGCCTTGGCATGGATGAGGCATCCGTTTGCGGGCCCACCCATTGTGCGCGGATCCAGACCGACGGTGATACGGGAAAACGTGAAATATCTGAATTCACCATTGACCCGGTATCCCTGGGATTATCGACCCCAAACTATGAGGATTTGAGACCAGAACTTGAACTTGGAAAAGAGATCCGGCGGTTTGCAGGCCTCATTGCCAATAGGGAAAACGGGGCCAGAAAAGATGCCACCCTCCTCAATGCCGGCTTGATTTTCCTGGCTGCGGGTAAGGTTGACAACCTGGACCAGGGTATACAGAAGGCCGCTGTCCTCCTTGAAAGCGGCAAGGCCTTTGACACCCTGGAAAATTGGGTGACCGCCCAGAACACAGATTCTGAAAAAGGGCTGGAAAAACTTTATTCCCTGGTTTGA